A stretch of Syntrophales bacterium DNA encodes these proteins:
- the typA gene encoding translational GTPase TypA, with amino-acid sequence MRKQNFRNIAIIAHVDHGKTTLIDGMLKQSGIFRENQQVAERIMDSMDLEKERGITIMAKNTAIWYNGVKINIVDTPGHADFGGEVERSLNMVDGAILLVDASEGPLPQTRFVVKKALAKRLPIIVVINKIDRSDARIEEVVDEVYNLFIDLDADEEQIEFPILYTNAKTGVAHVTLADDSADLQPLFETIIATMPAPEANDDEVPQFLITNLDHDSYVGQVAIGRLANGVLEMNTNYSLCGANEVTPGIKFSALYTFDGLKRVQVNRVEAGDIVAVAGVEHMTIGDTISSVENPCPLPRINVDEPTVSMIFYVNNSPTAGIEGKYLTTRHLRDRLEKETLRNVALKIRNLPRKDMFEVCGRGELQMAVLIETMRREGYEFMVSKPQVITKEENGKVLEPTERLLIDIPEEFIGVVTEKLSGRKGRMTNLINKGSGRVKLEFVIPSRGMIGFRSHFLTDTKGAGVMNTLFDGHEPWFGHIPQRANGALVADRAGRVTTYASLAMTDRGELLVEVGTDVYGGIIIGERNRPGDLNVNITKEKQLTNMRSSTSEATVTLRPPRRLSLDQSIEFIAEDELIEVTPQNIRLRKMELDKNKRPAKLMA; translated from the coding sequence ATGCGGAAACAAAATTTCAGGAATATCGCAATAATCGCCCATGTCGATCACGGGAAGACGACGCTCATCGACGGGATGCTCAAACAGAGCGGCATTTTCAGAGAAAACCAGCAGGTCGCTGAGCGTATCATGGATTCGATGGACCTCGAGAAAGAACGGGGGATCACGATCATGGCAAAAAACACGGCCATCTGGTACAACGGCGTTAAGATCAATATAGTCGATACGCCCGGCCACGCCGATTTTGGTGGCGAGGTGGAGCGAAGCCTGAATATGGTCGACGGGGCGATCCTGCTTGTGGATGCCAGCGAAGGCCCGCTGCCGCAGACAAGATTTGTTGTCAAGAAGGCCCTCGCCAAACGGCTGCCCATCATTGTGGTCATCAACAAAATCGATCGCAGCGATGCAAGAATCGAGGAGGTCGTGGACGAAGTCTATAATCTTTTTATCGATCTCGATGCCGATGAAGAGCAGATAGAATTTCCCATACTTTACACAAACGCCAAAACAGGCGTTGCGCATGTAACACTGGCTGATGACTCCGCTGACTTGCAACCGTTGTTTGAGACAATTATCGCCACTATGCCCGCGCCCGAGGCAAACGATGACGAAGTCCCGCAGTTTCTTATAACGAATCTCGATCATGATTCCTATGTCGGGCAGGTCGCCATCGGCAGGCTGGCAAACGGCGTCCTGGAGATGAATACAAATTATTCCCTGTGCGGAGCCAATGAAGTCACGCCGGGGATAAAATTTTCTGCCCTGTACACCTTCGACGGGTTAAAAAGGGTACAGGTCAACAGAGTGGAGGCCGGGGATATCGTTGCTGTTGCCGGTGTCGAACATATGACGATCGGCGATACGATCTCTTCAGTGGAAAACCCCTGCCCCCTGCCCCGCATTAATGTCGACGAGCCGACCGTTTCGATGATCTTTTATGTAAACAACAGTCCTACTGCCGGTATTGAAGGCAAATATCTTACGACGCGTCATCTCCGTGACCGTCTTGAGAAGGAGACTCTTCGAAATGTGGCGCTGAAAATCAGGAACCTTCCCCGCAAGGATATGTTCGAAGTCTGCGGCCGCGGGGAGTTACAGATGGCTGTTCTGATTGAAACCATGCGCAGGGAAGGGTACGAATTTATGGTATCCAAACCGCAGGTGATTACCAAAGAGGAAAACGGAAAAGTCCTTGAACCGACTGAGCGGCTTTTGATTGATATTCCGGAAGAATTTATCGGTGTCGTTACGGAAAAACTATCCGGACGGAAGGGGCGCATGACAAATCTGATCAATAAAGGCAGCGGTCGCGTCAAGCTGGAGTTTGTAATACCGTCGCGTGGAATGATCGGTTTCCGAAGTCATTTTCTGACGGATACAAAAGGCGCTGGAGTTATGAATACGCTCTTTGACGGACACGAACCCTGGTTCGGCCATATTCCTCAACGGGCGAACGGCGCTCTGGTCGCCGACAGAGCAGGGAGAGTCACGACCTATGCGAGTCTCGCGATGACGGATCGTGGCGAGCTGCTTGTCGAGGTAGGAACGGACGTGTACGGCGGAATAATTATCGGTGAGCGAAACAGGCCGGGTGATCTGAACGTAAATATCACCAAGGAAAAGCAATTGACGAATATGCGGAGTTCCACGTCGGAAGCCACGGTAACCCTGCGGCCGCCGCGCCGCCTGTCACTGGATCAGTCCATCGAATTTATCGCAGAGGACGAACTGATTGAAGTGACCCCGCAGAACATCCGTTTGCGCAAAATGGAACTGGACAAAAACAAACGGCCCGCTAAATTAATGGCTTAG
- a CDS encoding outer membrane lipoprotein-sorting protein: protein MNRKFWTLGLIILWLIVPLLAQAAEITGREVMEKQKGLHKVQSEIGSEIMLLVDKDGSKEKRLVKRYAKEVGDDVHRYLIVFLDPADIRGTALLTWEQKERDNDQWLYLPAQKKMQRVAKGSKKNYFMGTDFTYEDMEPEDLDNFNYKILRSEKLNQDEKDFDCYVIESTPANKEKTRESGYSKRIMWVEKRNLYTLKAEFYDRRGRLLKRQTNHALENVSGTVWRAKKTLMDHLERKHKTLTGIKSREINTSVKDSVFTERFILSGKHTQ from the coding sequence ATGAACAGGAAATTTTGGACACTGGGTTTGATTATCTTGTGGCTGATTGTTCCACTTCTGGCACAGGCTGCAGAAATAACCGGACGCGAGGTTATGGAAAAGCAAAAAGGATTGCATAAAGTACAAAGTGAAATTGGAAGCGAAATTATGCTCCTCGTAGACAAGGACGGAAGCAAGGAAAAGCGGCTGGTCAAACGATATGCAAAAGAAGTGGGCGATGATGTTCACCGTTATCTTATCGTGTTCCTTGATCCCGCCGACATAAGGGGGACAGCTCTCCTTACTTGGGAACAAAAAGAACGAGACAACGACCAATGGCTGTACCTTCCCGCACAGAAAAAAATGCAGCGCGTTGCAAAGGGAAGCAAGAAAAATTACTTCATGGGTACAGACTTTACATATGAAGACATGGAACCGGAAGATCTTGACAACTTTAACTATAAGATTCTGCGTTCGGAAAAGCTGAATCAGGATGAGAAGGATTTTGATTGCTATGTAATCGAATCAACTCCCGCCAACAAAGAAAAAACGAGGGAAAGCGGCTATTCCAAACGGATTATGTGGGTAGAAAAGAGAAACCTATATACCCTTAAGGCAGAGTTCTATGATCGCAGAGGCAGGTTGCTGAAGAGACAAACCAATCATGCGTTAGAAAATGTTTCAGGAACGGTATGGCGTGCGAAAAAAACCCTGATGGATCATCTGGAAAGAAAGCATAAAACCCTTACGGGCATTAAGTCGAGAGAGATCAACACTTCTGTAAAGGATTCTGTCTTCACAGAACGCTTTATACTTTCCGGCAAGCACACACAGTAA